From the genome of Gammaproteobacteria bacterium, one region includes:
- a CDS encoding YdcF family protein has protein sequence MKALLESLLFPPGLWLLVGAWGLVLWQRRRAALALLLLALVGAYLSSLPITAYLLLDGLQSYPALAPDTLPRRGTEAVVVLAAGRLYDAPEYGGDTVSGLTLERLRYGVRLSRRSGLPLVVVGGQPESRELALATLMAEAARDDFMLPPLALETRSRSTWENAAFTAALLARHGIRQTYLVTHAWHMPRAMLAFRAAAPAITVLPAPTGFVVPNNRLWMNGLPSPRALYRVHLAFHEYLGLLYYRLKSTF, from the coding sequence ATGAAGGCGCTGCTTGAATCCCTGCTGTTCCCCCCCGGCTTGTGGCTGCTGGTGGGGGCATGGGGGCTGGTGCTGTGGCAGCGCCGGCGGGCCGCCCTGGCCCTGCTGCTTCTGGCCCTGGTGGGCGCGTATCTCAGCAGCCTGCCCATCACCGCCTACCTGCTGCTGGACGGCCTGCAATCCTATCCCGCCCTGGCGCCCGACACCCTCCCCCGGCGGGGCACGGAGGCAGTGGTGGTGCTGGCCGCGGGTCGCCTGTACGACGCGCCCGAATACGGTGGCGATACCGTCTCCGGGCTGACCCTGGAACGGCTGCGCTATGGCGTGCGCCTCAGCCGCCGCAGCGGTTTGCCGCTGGTGGTGGTGGGAGGCCAGCCGGAGTCGCGGGAGCTGGCGCTGGCGACCCTGATGGCGGAAGCGGCCCGGGATGACTTTATGCTGCCGCCCCTGGCGCTGGAAACACGCAGCCGCAGCACCTGGGAAAATGCGGCGTTCACCGCCGCGCTGCTGGCCAGGCATGGCATCCGCCAAACGTATCTGGTGACCCACGCCTGGCACATGCCCCGGGCCATGCTGGCCTTCCGCGCCGCCGCACCGGCGATCACGGTCCTGCCGGCGCCCACGGGTTTTGTGGTACCCAACAACCGTCTGTGGATGAACGGGCTGCCCAGCCCTCGCGCGCTGTACCGGGTTCACCTGGCGTTCCATGAATATCTGGGGCTGCTGTATTACCGGCTTAAATCCACATTTTAG
- a CDS encoding sensor domain-containing diguanylate cyclase, with amino-acid sequence MAQQLDSSLIASALENAPLGVLILDKAQRIIWINRTAETMFGGAAESLLGQQQEGVDPLYRSVLFEPEESMHLPSEAGREARWLQAWRQEVAGRDGDAHSVHFYADVTDLQSLVEECDRLNDELARRNTRDPVTSLPNRQALLEGLEPLVSRSRRYHNPLSLIRLRIDNLPDIGARHGSAQVDRTMLALGRMLKDQMRWADLVGRFDQDEFLLVLPETNEEAAHKLVNKLKTRIAALGLTAEGGQAVAVTARFGVVAWEQGDDRARLLRRGREALDGA; translated from the coding sequence ATGGCGCAACAACTTGATTCGTCGCTCATTGCATCTGCGTTGGAGAACGCGCCGCTGGGCGTGCTGATACTTGACAAAGCACAACGCATCATCTGGATCAACCGCACCGCTGAGACCATGTTTGGCGGCGCTGCCGAATCCTTGCTGGGACAGCAGCAGGAGGGTGTGGATCCCCTTTACCGCAGCGTGCTGTTCGAACCGGAGGAGAGCATGCACCTGCCGTCCGAAGCCGGACGGGAGGCGCGCTGGCTGCAAGCTTGGCGACAGGAGGTCGCCGGCCGCGACGGGGATGCCCATTCGGTGCACTTTTACGCTGATGTCACCGATCTGCAGAGCCTGGTGGAAGAGTGCGACCGGCTCAACGATGAACTGGCACGGCGCAACACCCGTGATCCCGTCACCAGCCTGCCCAACCGCCAGGCCTTGTTGGAAGGCTTGGAGCCGCTGGTGTCGCGCAGCCGCCGCTACCATAATCCCCTGTCTTTGATCCGCCTGCGCATCGACAATCTGCCGGACATCGGCGCGCGTCACGGTTCCGCCCAGGTGGACCGCACCATGCTGGCGCTGGGGCGCATGCTCAAAGACCAGATGCGCTGGGCCGACCTGGTGGGGCGCTTTGATCAGGACGAGTTTTTGCTGGTCCTGCCGGAAACCAATGAAGAGGCCGCCCACAAGCTGGTCAACAAGCTGAAGACCCGGATCGCCGCCCTGGGGCTGACGGCGGAAGGCGGACAGGCGGTGGCGGTGACCGCCCGCTTCGGCGTGGTGGCCTGGGAACAGGGTGACGACCGTGCCCGCCTGCTGCGCCGCGGGCGGGAAGCTCTGGACGGTGCCTGA
- the argH gene encoding argininosuccinate lyase: MEAQETTMAKGDEKKLWGGRFSEATDQFVEAFTASVQFDRRLYRHDIAGSIAHARMLAKVGVLTAEEGETLVAGLNAVLADIEAGRFDWAVALEDVHMNIEARLTERLGALGKKLHTGRSRNDQVATDIRLYLREELDHIDAELKRLQSALVDLAEREAATIMPGFTHLQTAQPVTFGHHLLAWFEMLARDRERFSDCRRRVNVMPLGAAALAGTSFPIDRAYAAELLGFDACTENSLDAVSDRDFAIEFCAAGALLMTHLSRFSEELVLWASAQFDFIELPDRFCTGSSIMPQKKNPDVPELVRGKSGRVYGHLTALLTLMKSQPLAYNKDNQEDKEPLFDAVDTVRGCLRAYADMVPAITPKRDNMRRAAERGYATATDLADYLVRKGLPFRDAHEVVGQAVQAAIARQKELGALTLEELRQFSDIIGDDVFAVLTLDGSVAARDHLGGTAPAQVKAAAARARSRL; encoded by the coding sequence ATGGAAGCGCAAGAGACGACGATGGCCAAGGGTGATGAAAAAAAGCTGTGGGGCGGGAGGTTCAGCGAGGCGACGGATCAATTTGTGGAAGCCTTCACCGCCTCGGTGCAGTTCGACCGGCGCCTGTACCGCCACGACATTGCCGGCTCCATCGCCCACGCCCGCATGCTGGCCAAAGTGGGCGTGCTGACGGCGGAGGAGGGCGAGACGCTGGTGGCGGGGCTGAATGCCGTGCTGGCAGACATCGAAGCGGGTCGTTTCGATTGGGCCGTTGCGCTGGAAGATGTGCACATGAACATCGAGGCCCGCCTCACCGAACGTTTGGGCGCGCTGGGCAAAAAACTGCACACCGGCCGTTCCCGCAACGACCAGGTGGCCACGGACATCCGGCTTTATCTGCGGGAAGAGCTGGACCACATCGACGCCGAACTGAAACGCCTGCAAAGCGCACTGGTGGATCTGGCCGAGCGGGAAGCGGCCACCATCATGCCCGGCTTCACCCATCTGCAGACCGCCCAGCCGGTCACCTTCGGCCATCACCTGCTGGCTTGGTTCGAAATGCTGGCGCGCGACCGGGAGCGCTTTTCCGACTGCCGCCGCCGGGTGAACGTGATGCCCCTGGGCGCCGCCGCTCTGGCGGGCACCAGCTTCCCCATCGACCGGGCTTACGCGGCGGAGCTGCTGGGTTTTGACGCCTGCACCGAAAACTCACTGGATGCCGTCAGCGACCGGGATTTTGCCATCGAATTTTGCGCCGCGGGTGCGCTGCTCATGACTCACCTGTCGCGCTTTTCCGAGGAACTGGTGCTGTGGGCCTCGGCCCAGTTCGATTTCATCGAGCTGCCGGACCGTTTCTGCACCGGCTCCAGCATCATGCCCCAAAAGAAAAACCCGGACGTGCCCGAACTGGTGCGGGGCAAAAGCGGGCGGGTATACGGCCACCTCACCGCCCTACTCACCTTGATGAAAAGCCAACCGCTCGCTTACAACAAGGACAATCAGGAAGACAAAGAGCCCCTGTTCGACGCCGTGGACACGGTGCGCGGCTGCCTGCGGGCGTATGCCGACATGGTCCCGGCCATCACGCCGAAGCGGGACAATATGCGCCGTGCCGCCGAGCGGGGATACGCCACGGCCACCGATCTGGCCGATTATCTCGTCCGCAAGGGCCTGCCCTTCCGCGATGCCCATGAAGTGGTGGGGCAGGCAGTGCAGGCGGCCATCGCCCGGCAGAAAGAATTGGGGGCGCTCACACTGGAGGAGCTGCGGCAGTTTTCGGACATTATCGGGGACGATGTGTTCGCCGTGCTCACGCTGGACGGCTCCGTCGCCGCCCGCGACCACCTGGGTGGCACGGCGCCCGCCCAGGTGAAAGCCGCCGCGGCGCGGGCGCGCTCGCGATTGTAG
- the hemC gene encoding hydroxymethylbilane synthase encodes MQRQKLRIATRKSPLALWQAEHIAARLEAAHPGLKVELLPMTTRGDKILDSPLAKVGGKGLFVKELETGMLNGEADIAVHSMKDVPVELPDGLHLAVVCEREDPRDAFVSQRYGRLADLPQGARVGTSSLRRQCQLKAQRPDLTILNLRGNVNTRLAKLEQGDYDAIILAASGLLRLGFGERISEYLPVQLSIPAIGQGALGLECRSDDADVNELISVLDHPDTHVCVVAERAFNRRLEGGCQVPIAGHACLSGDELRLDGLVGRPDGSRVIRGEIRAARAEARHMGETLADDLLAQGADVILKEVYAAGG; translated from the coding sequence ATGCAGCGACAAAAACTACGTATTGCCACGCGCAAAAGCCCGCTGGCCCTGTGGCAGGCTGAACACATCGCCGCGCGGCTGGAAGCCGCCCATCCCGGCTTGAAGGTTGAGCTGCTGCCCATGACCACCCGGGGCGACAAAATCCTCGACAGTCCCCTGGCCAAAGTGGGTGGCAAGGGTTTGTTTGTGAAAGAGCTGGAAACCGGCATGTTGAACGGGGAGGCCGACATCGCCGTGCATTCCATGAAAGACGTGCCGGTGGAACTGCCGGACGGTTTGCATCTGGCCGTGGTGTGTGAGCGGGAAGACCCGCGCGACGCCTTTGTATCCCAGCGCTACGGGCGTTTGGCCGACCTGCCTCAGGGGGCGCGGGTGGGCACCTCCTCCCTGCGCCGCCAGTGCCAGCTCAAGGCCCAGCGGCCGGATCTCACGATCTTGAATTTGCGCGGCAACGTCAATACCCGGCTGGCCAAGCTGGAGCAGGGCGACTATGACGCCATCATTCTGGCCGCCTCGGGGCTGCTGCGCCTGGGTTTCGGCGAACGCATCAGCGAATACCTGCCGGTGCAGCTCAGCATTCCCGCCATCGGTCAGGGCGCCCTGGGGCTGGAGTGCCGCAGTGACGATGCGGACGTGAATGAACTCATCAGCGTGCTGGACCACCCCGACACCCACGTTTGTGTGGTGGCAGAGCGGGCTTTCAACCGGCGTCTGGAAGGTGGCTGCCAGGTACCCATTGCCGGTCACGCCTGTTTGAGCGGCGATGAACTCAGGCTGGACGGTCTGGTGGGGCGGCCCGATGGCAGCCGGGTCATCCGGGGCGAGATCCGCGCTGCCCGGGCCGAGGCCCGGCACATGGGCGAGACCCTGGCCGACGACCTGCTGGCCCAGGGCGCAGACGTGATTTTGAAAGAAGTCTATGCCGCCGGCGGCTGA